A window of the Longimicrobiales bacterium genome harbors these coding sequences:
- the fabG gene encoding 3-oxoacyl-[acyl-carrier-protein] reductase, translating into MSEAMAGRELDGKVAVVTGGSRGIGRSIAEHLASAGARVAVVARDGERAAAVAGELPGEGHAGFGCDVADAAAVDALVKQVESDLGSLDILVNNAGVTGDNLLMRLSDAEWDRVIDTNLKGTFNTIRAATRGMMRRREGRIINITSVVGITGNKGQANYAASKAGVIGLTKSVAKELASRNILCNALAPGYIETEMTAELGETVREALLGQIALGRLGRGDDIASVVRFLAGPGAAYITGQVIVVDGGMVI; encoded by the coding sequence ATGAGCGAGGCCATGGCGGGGCGGGAGCTGGACGGGAAGGTCGCAGTCGTCACGGGCGGCAGCCGGGGCATCGGCCGCAGCATTGCGGAGCATCTGGCCTCCGCCGGCGCGCGCGTTGCGGTGGTGGCGCGTGATGGGGAGCGCGCGGCCGCGGTGGCGGGTGAGCTGCCTGGTGAAGGGCACGCGGGCTTCGGCTGCGATGTGGCGGATGCGGCGGCGGTGGACGCGCTGGTGAAACAGGTGGAGTCCGATCTCGGATCGCTCGACATCCTGGTGAATAACGCGGGCGTGACGGGCGATAATCTGCTCATGCGTCTGTCGGACGCGGAGTGGGACCGCGTGATCGACACGAACCTGAAGGGTACGTTCAATACCATCAGGGCGGCGACGCGCGGCATGATGCGGCGCCGCGAGGGCCGTATCATCAACATCACGAGCGTCGTCGGCATCACGGGCAACAAGGGGCAGGCGAACTATGCCGCCTCGAAGGCCGGTGTGATCGGGCTGACGAAGTCGGTGGCGAAGGAGCTGGCGTCGCGGAACATCCTGTGCAACGCGCTGGCGCCGGGTTACATCGAGACGGAGATGACGGCTGAGCTGGGCGAAACCGTACGGGAGGCGCTGCTCGGGCAGATCGCGCTCGGGCGGCTCGGACGCGGCGACGATATTGCGTCCGTAGTGCGGTTTCTGGCAGGACCGGGTGCGGCGTATATTACCGGGCAGGTCATTGTCGTCGATGGCGGCATGGTGATCTGA
- the fabD gene encoding ACP S-malonyltransferase, whose amino-acid sequence MVGLLFPGQGSQVVGMGHDLADAYPEARRTFEEADETLGLALSKLAWEGPEAELTATSVAQPAILTHSVAVFRVVGERLGDVSLAAGHSLGEFSAWVAAGALSFADGLRTVRLRGELMQRSGADRPGTMAALLGLDDDAVERVCAEASEGTSVCVPANYNSPGQLVISGDVAAVERAMDLAKAAGARRAVQLNVSGAFHSPLMSVAESGLAAQLDAVDMAQPRFPVVSNVTAAAVVDPADAGRLLLQQLTSAVRWTASMRTMLDAGVQQFYEIGPGSVLTGLLRRIERGAASQAIGTAADVEAVMS is encoded by the coding sequence GTGGTAGGTCTGCTGTTTCCCGGTCAGGGGTCGCAGGTCGTGGGCATGGGCCATGACCTGGCTGATGCGTATCCGGAGGCCCGCCGCACGTTCGAGGAAGCGGACGAGACGCTCGGCCTCGCACTGTCGAAGCTCGCGTGGGAGGGTCCGGAAGCGGAGCTGACCGCGACGAGCGTGGCGCAGCCGGCGATCCTGACGCACTCCGTGGCCGTTTTTCGCGTCGTGGGGGAGCGGTTGGGCGATGTGTCGCTCGCAGCGGGCCACAGTCTCGGCGAGTTCAGCGCCTGGGTGGCAGCCGGTGCGCTGTCGTTCGCCGATGGCCTGCGCACGGTGCGCCTGCGCGGCGAGCTGATGCAGCGCAGCGGTGCCGACCGCCCGGGCACTATGGCGGCGCTGCTCGGACTCGACGATGACGCTGTGGAGCGGGTGTGCGCGGAAGCGTCGGAGGGCACGAGCGTCTGCGTACCGGCCAATTACAACTCACCCGGGCAGCTCGTCATCAGCGGTGATGTCGCCGCTGTCGAGCGGGCGATGGATCTGGCGAAGGCCGCAGGTGCGCGGCGCGCCGTGCAGCTCAACGTGTCCGGGGCGTTTCATTCGCCCCTGATGAGCGTGGCCGAATCGGGCCTGGCTGCACAGCTGGACGCCGTCGACATGGCCCAGCCGCGCTTCCCGGTGGTCTCCAACGTGACGGCCGCGGCGGTGGTCGACCCGGCCGATGCAGGGCGTCTGCTGCTCCAGCAGCTGACATCCGCGGTGCGCTGGACCGCTTCGATGCGTACCATGCTCGATGCCGGGGTTCAGCAGTTCTACGAGATCGGACCCGGCAGCGTGCTGACGGGGCTGCTCAGGCGGATCGAGCGCGGGGCGGCGTCACAGGCGATCGGGACGGCGGCGGACGTGGAAGCGGTGATGTCATGA
- a CDS encoding beta-ketoacyl-ACP synthase III, translating into MKARQPIVEIVATGRYLPDRVLTNAELESMVDTTDEWITERTGIRERRIAGPEMGAADMGARASRIAMERANVQPGEIDVIVVSTATPDRLLPSTACDMQALLGATNAAAYDISAACSGFIYALAVAEGHIASGNAEIALVVSAEKMSGIVDWTDRATCVLFGDGAGAAVVRRAGTKRGSVLSSFIRSDGTLAELLWRPAGGVKVPMDIAVLDQKSHLVKMAGREVFKSAVRSMAEAADQALMRAGLTGADIDLLVPHQANMRIIEATARYAGVPMDKVFVNVDRYGNMSSATVPIALDEAAEQGRLKPGDHVMMVAFGAGFTWASAVLRW; encoded by the coding sequence ATGAAGGCAAGGCAGCCGATCGTCGAGATCGTTGCGACGGGTCGATATCTGCCGGACCGCGTGCTGACGAACGCGGAGCTGGAGTCGATGGTCGATACGACGGACGAGTGGATAACCGAGCGAACGGGGATCCGCGAGCGTCGTATTGCAGGGCCGGAGATGGGAGCGGCCGACATGGGCGCACGCGCCTCGCGCATCGCGATGGAGCGCGCGAACGTGCAGCCCGGCGAGATCGACGTCATTGTCGTCTCCACGGCGACGCCCGACCGGCTGCTGCCGTCCACCGCCTGCGACATGCAGGCGCTGCTCGGCGCGACGAACGCCGCTGCGTACGATATATCCGCCGCGTGTTCCGGCTTCATCTACGCCCTGGCCGTGGCGGAAGGCCATATCGCGTCCGGCAACGCCGAGATCGCACTCGTCGTTTCGGCCGAGAAGATGAGCGGCATTGTCGACTGGACGGACCGCGCGACATGTGTTCTCTTCGGCGATGGCGCCGGCGCCGCCGTGGTACGACGCGCGGGCACAAAGCGCGGCAGCGTGCTGTCGAGCTTCATCCGCTCCGACGGCACGCTCGCCGAGCTGCTGTGGCGGCCGGCGGGGGGCGTGAAGGTGCCGATGGACATTGCTGTGCTGGATCAGAAGTCGCATCTCGTGAAGATGGCGGGCCGCGAAGTGTTCAAGTCGGCCGTGCGGTCGATGGCGGAAGCGGCCGACCAGGCGCTGATGCGCGCGGGGCTGACGGGTGCGGACATCGATCTGCTCGTGCCGCACCAGGCGAACATGCGCATCATCGAGGCAACGGCCCGCTACGCGGGCGTACCGATGGACAAGGTGTTCGTGAACGTGGACCGTTACGGCAACATGAGCTCCGCGACTGTCCCCATCGCACTCGATGAGGCCGCGGAGCAGGGCCGGCTGAAGCCGGGGGACCACGTGATGATGGTCGCCTTCGGTGCGGGCTTCACCTGGGCTTCGGCGGTGCTGCGGTGGTAG